A stretch of Pseudomonas sp. CCC3.1 DNA encodes these proteins:
- a CDS encoding peroxiredoxin, producing the protein MAVAIDQPVSDFQIPATGGKTVSLSELKGKHVVIYFYPKDSTPGCTTEGQGFRDHYAEFQAANTEVFGVSRDSLKSHENFKAKQAFPFELLSDKDEALCQLFDVIKLKKLYGKEYLGVDRSTFLIDKDGVLRHEWRGVKVPGHVEAVLEQAQQLNLT; encoded by the coding sequence ATGGCCGTTGCAATTGACCAACCCGTAAGCGACTTCCAAATCCCGGCCACTGGCGGCAAAACCGTCAGTTTGTCGGAGCTCAAAGGCAAGCACGTGGTGATTTACTTCTATCCCAAGGACAGCACCCCGGGATGCACCACCGAAGGCCAGGGCTTTCGCGACCACTACGCCGAATTTCAGGCGGCTAACACTGAAGTGTTTGGCGTATCACGCGACAGCCTTAAATCCCATGAGAACTTCAAGGCCAAGCAGGCATTTCCGTTTGAGTTGCTGAGCGACAAGGACGAAGCCCTGTGCCAGTTGTTTGACGTGATCAAGCTGAAAAAGCTCTATGGCAAGGAATACCTTGGCGTGGATCGCAGCACCTTCCTGATCGACAAGGACGGTGTATTGCGTCACGAATGGCGCGGCGTGAAAGTGCCGGGGCATGTTGAAGCGGTACTGGAACAGGCCCAGCAATTGAACCTGACCTGA
- a CDS encoding glycine cleavage system protein R, translated as MSTPTVREQFLVISALGANPMELTNVLCRASHENRCAVVTSRLTRHGECSALVLEITGSWDALARLEAGLPSLAKKHAFSVNVVRSAALETRPQALPYVAYVSSAYRSDIINELCQFFMDHNVELENLTCDTYQAPQTGGTMLNATFTVTLPAGVQISWLRDQFLDFADALNLDALIEPWRPQNPM; from the coding sequence ATGTCCACCCCCACAGTCCGCGAACAATTCCTTGTCATCAGTGCCCTTGGCGCCAACCCAATGGAGCTGACTAACGTCCTGTGCCGCGCCAGCCATGAAAATCGCTGCGCTGTTGTGACCTCTCGTCTGACTCGCCACGGCGAATGCAGCGCGCTGGTCCTGGAAATCACTGGCAGTTGGGACGCCCTGGCCCGCCTCGAAGCCGGCCTGCCCTCCCTCGCCAAAAAGCACGCCTTTAGCGTTAACGTGGTGCGCAGTGCCGCCCTCGAAACCCGTCCACAGGCGCTGCCCTACGTGGCTTATGTCAGTTCGGCCTACCGCTCGGACATCATCAACGAGCTGTGCCAGTTCTTCATGGACCACAACGTTGAACTCGAAAACCTGACCTGCGATACCTATCAGGCACCGCAAACCGGCGGCACCATGCTCAATGCCACGTTCACTGTGACCCTTCCGGCTGGCGTGCAAATCAGTTGGCTGCGCGATCAGTTCCTGGATTTCGCCGACGCATTGAACCTCGACGCGTTGATCGAACCATGGCGCCCACAGAACCCGATGTAA
- a CDS encoding MBL fold metallo-hydrolase — translation MRFAVLGSGSQGNGTLVSSDSTYVLVDCGFSLRETERRLVRLGVSPHQLSAILVTHEHADHVHGVGLLSRRYNLPVYMSRGTQRGMRKPLEPAGFVADGETLQIGALSISVTRVAHDAQEPTQYVFSDGQRRFGLLTDLGSYCAGVLHSYRDLDALMIEANHCRDLLARGHYPYFLKQRVGGQEGHLNNHQAANLVAELGWKDLQHLVLAHLSSKNNLPQLARQCFVDTLGCDPDWLQLADQDSGLDWRTIA, via the coding sequence ATGCGTTTTGCCGTTCTCGGCAGTGGTAGCCAAGGGAATGGCACGCTGGTAAGCAGCGACAGCACCTATGTATTGGTCGATTGCGGTTTCTCGTTGCGAGAAACCGAGCGCCGCCTGGTTCGGTTAGGCGTAAGCCCGCACCAACTGAGCGCGATTCTGGTAACCCACGAACATGCCGATCATGTGCATGGCGTGGGTTTGCTGTCTCGGCGCTACAATTTGCCGGTGTATATGAGCCGTGGCACTCAGCGCGGGATGCGCAAACCACTGGAGCCAGCCGGTTTCGTGGCGGACGGAGAGACGTTGCAGATCGGCGCCTTGAGCATCAGCGTGACCCGTGTTGCGCATGATGCCCAGGAACCCACCCAATATGTGTTCAGCGATGGGCAGCGGCGTTTTGGCTTGCTGACCGACCTGGGTTCTTATTGCGCGGGTGTGCTGCACAGCTATCGCGACCTGGATGCACTGATGATCGAGGCTAACCACTGCCGCGACCTGCTGGCTCGTGGTCACTACCCCTACTTTCTCAAGCAGCGAGTCGGTGGTCAGGAAGGACATTTGAACAACCATCAGGCCGCAAACCTGGTGGCCGAGTTGGGCTGGAAAGACCTGCAACATCTGGTGCTGGCCCACCTCAGCAGCAAGAACAACCTGCCGCAGCTGGCCCGACAATGTTTCGTCGACACCCTTGGGTGCGACCCGGACTGGCTGCAACTGGCGGATCAAGATTCAGGGCTCGACTGGCGCACAATCGCCTAG
- the queF gene encoding NADPH-dependent 7-cyano-7-deazaguanine reductase QueF (Catalyzes the NADPH-dependent reduction of 7-cyano-7-deazaguanine (preQ0) to 7-aminomethyl-7-deazaguanine (preQ1) in queuosine biosynthesis), protein MHPAAEHSPLGKSSEYISTYTPSLLFPIPRAAKWAELGLSAETLPYVGVDFWNCFELSWLLPSGKPVVAIGEFCFAADSPNIVESKSFKLYLNSLNQTVFADKQSLEATLRSDLSAASGKPVSVRVRSLNDVQADGVGVLPGVCIDDLDITVSDYEQPRPELLKCDDSQVVEESLHSHLLKSNCPVTSQPDWGTVVVEYRGAALDHASLLAYLVSFRQHSDFHEQCVERIFLDLQRLLKPEKLTVYARYVRRGGLDINPYRSTETVEFQNVRLVRQ, encoded by the coding sequence ATGCATCCCGCAGCCGAACATTCGCCGCTGGGCAAGTCCAGTGAATACATCAGCACCTACACCCCGTCCTTGCTGTTCCCGATCCCGCGTGCGGCGAAATGGGCAGAGCTGGGACTGAGCGCCGAAACGCTGCCTTATGTGGGGGTGGACTTCTGGAACTGCTTCGAACTGTCGTGGTTGTTGCCATCGGGCAAGCCGGTGGTCGCCATTGGTGAGTTCTGCTTTGCTGCCGATTCGCCGAATATCGTTGAATCCAAGTCCTTCAAGCTGTACCTCAATTCGCTCAATCAGACCGTTTTTGCTGATAAGCAAAGCCTGGAAGCTACGTTGCGGTCCGATTTGTCAGCCGCTTCGGGCAAGCCTGTGAGCGTTCGCGTGCGCAGCTTGAACGACGTTCAGGCGGATGGTGTAGGCGTTTTGCCAGGTGTGTGCATTGATGATCTGGACATTACCGTCAGCGATTACGAGCAGCCGCGTCCGGAACTGCTGAAGTGCGATGACTCGCAGGTTGTTGAAGAAAGCCTGCACAGCCATTTGCTCAAGTCCAACTGCCCGGTCACCAGCCAGCCGGACTGGGGCACAGTTGTGGTCGAGTACCGTGGCGCGGCGCTGGATCACGCCAGTTTGCTGGCGTATCTGGTGAGCTTTCGCCAGCACTCAGACTTTCATGAGCAATGTGTCGAGCGGATTTTTCTCGATTTGCAACGTTTGCTCAAGCCCGAGAAATTGACCGTGTATGCGCGCTACGTGCGCCGTGGCGGGCTGGACATCAACCCGTACCGCAGTACCGAAACGGTTGAATTCCAGAACGTGCGGTTGGTGCGTCAGTAA
- the bamC gene encoding outer membrane protein assembly factor BamC, translating into MKRLAGLSALAVIISSTSGCGWLWGPDGYFRDRGSDYLEAQQTAPMKLPEGVQTDKRLVPLLPIPSNVADDTVKGEFVVPRPQPLAAIASASDYTLQKTGDSRWVMAQHVPSEVWPVAMQFFQDNGFRIDEQRPQTGEFTTAWQRADELSAPMARHVTSSGLPLDSETRLRVRIEPGVQRNTSEIYVVSANRPAGSTANVEFTQNSVNTGLDAGLVDEMLISMSRSAEKGGSVSLLAARDFDTPARVSLNEDGSGNPVLSLTEDLDRAWSSVGRALEQGEWRVEDINRTLGLYYINLAEKAEKKDEKPGFFSSLFGGKPDKEEVEARAQRYQVRLSKVGDSVQVTVEENINKVAPPEVARKVLGVIQDNLG; encoded by the coding sequence ATGAAGCGATTGGCCGGACTTTCGGCACTAGCCGTGATTATTTCGAGCACCAGCGGCTGCGGTTGGCTGTGGGGTCCTGATGGGTATTTTCGGGACCGTGGCAGCGACTACCTGGAGGCGCAACAAACCGCGCCGATGAAGTTGCCGGAAGGTGTTCAGACTGACAAACGCCTTGTGCCGCTGCTGCCTATTCCAAGCAACGTGGCTGATGACACCGTCAAGGGCGAGTTTGTTGTGCCACGTCCGCAGCCATTGGCCGCGATTGCCAGTGCCAGCGACTACACCCTGCAAAAAACCGGCGACAGCCGTTGGGTGATGGCGCAGCACGTACCGTCTGAAGTCTGGCCGGTGGCGATGCAATTCTTCCAGGACAACGGCTTTCGCATTGACGAGCAGCGTCCGCAAACAGGCGAGTTCACCACTGCCTGGCAGCGCGCTGACGAACTGTCGGCACCGATGGCCCGTCACGTGACGAGCAGCGGCCTGCCGCTCGACAGCGAAACTCGCCTGCGGGTTCGCATCGAGCCGGGCGTGCAGCGCAACACCAGTGAAATCTACGTGGTGAGCGCCAACCGTCCAGCCGGTAGCACGGCCAATGTCGAGTTCACCCAGAACTCGGTTAACACCGGTCTGGATGCCGGTCTGGTCGATGAAATGCTCATCAGCATGAGCCGTAGCGCCGAGAAGGGCGGTTCGGTGTCGTTGCTGGCAGCACGTGATTTCGATACCCCGGCACGTGTCAGCCTGAACGAAGACGGCAGCGGCAACCCGGTATTGAGCCTGACCGAAGACCTCGACCGTGCCTGGTCCAGTGTCGGTCGTGCGCTTGAGCAAGGCGAATGGCGCGTTGAAGACATCAACCGCACCCTGGGCCTGTACTACATCAACCTGGCCGAAAAAGCCGAGAAGAAGGACGAGAAACCTGGTTTCTTCTCCAGCCTCTTTGGCGGCAAACCGGACAAGGAAGAAGTTGAAGCCCGTGCCCAGCGTTATCAGGTTCGCCTGAGCAAGGTCGGTGACAGCGTGCAGGTGACCGTCGAAGAAAACATCAACAAAGTTGCACCGCCAGAAGTGGCCCGCAAAGTGTTGGGCGTGATTCAAGACAACCTGGGCTAA
- the dapA gene encoding 4-hydroxy-tetrahydrodipicolinate synthase, whose protein sequence is MIAGSMVALVTPMDAQGRLDWDALSKLVDFHLQEGTNAIVAVGTTGESATLDVNEHIEVIRHVVKQVAGRIPVIAGTGANSTREAIELTTNAKAAGADACLLVTPYYNKPTQEGLYQHFKAIAEAVDIPQILYNVPGRTACDMLPETVVRLSTVKNIIGIKEATGDLSRVPAILAGVSSDFLVYSGDDATAVELILLGGKGNISVTANVAPRDMSDLCAAAMRGDAATARAIHEKLMPLNKTLFIESNPIPVKWALHEMGLMPDGIRLPLTWLSEACHEPLRQAMRQSGVLV, encoded by the coding sequence ATGATTGCGGGCAGTATGGTGGCACTGGTCACACCTATGGATGCACAAGGTCGTCTTGATTGGGACGCTCTGAGCAAACTGGTGGACTTTCACCTGCAAGAGGGCACCAACGCCATTGTTGCCGTTGGCACTACAGGTGAATCAGCAACTCTGGATGTGAACGAACACATCGAAGTGATTCGTCACGTTGTCAAACAGGTGGCGGGGCGTATTCCGGTGATTGCCGGTACAGGCGCCAACTCGACGCGTGAAGCGATCGAGCTGACCACCAATGCGAAGGCCGCTGGCGCTGATGCCTGCCTGCTGGTCACGCCGTATTACAACAAGCCGACCCAAGAAGGCTTGTATCAGCACTTCAAGGCCATCGCTGAAGCGGTCGACATCCCACAGATCCTCTACAACGTGCCGGGCCGTACGGCTTGCGACATGTTGCCTGAGACGGTTGTGCGTCTGTCGACCGTGAAAAACATCATCGGCATCAAGGAAGCCACTGGCGACCTGAGCCGTGTACCGGCCATTCTGGCTGGCGTGAGCAGCGACTTCCTGGTGTACTCCGGCGATGACGCCACGGCGGTTGAGCTGATCCTGCTCGGCGGCAAGGGCAATATCTCGGTGACTGCCAACGTTGCCCCGCGTGACATGAGCGACCTGTGTGCTGCTGCGATGCGTGGTGATGCTGCTACTGCTCGGGCAATTCATGAAAAGCTGATGCCGCTCAATAAAACCCTGTTTATCGAATCCAACCCAATCCCCGTGAAATGGGCGCTGCATGAGATGGGCTTGATGCCGGACGGTATCCGTCTGCCGCTCACCTGGCTCAGCGAAGCCTGTCACGAACCGCTGCGGCAGGCCATGCGCCAGTCCGGCGTCCTGGTTTAA
- the purC gene encoding phosphoribosylaminoimidazolesuccinocarboxamide synthase, with protein MEKREELYRGKAKSVYKTDDENRLILLFRNDTSAFDGKRIEQLDRKGMVNNKFNAFIMQKLEAAGVPTQFDKLLGDNECLVKKLDMIPVECVVRNYAAGSLVKRLGVEEGMKLNPYTFELFLKDDAKGDPFINESHVVAFGWGTAEQLVRMKELSLKVNDVLNKLFDDAGLLLVDFKLEFGVFHDGSIVLGDEFSPDGCRLWDKATGKKMDKDRFRQGLGDVIEAYEEVANRLGVPL; from the coding sequence ATGGAAAAACGTGAAGAACTCTATCGCGGTAAAGCGAAATCGGTTTACAAAACCGACGACGAAAACCGCTTGATCCTGTTGTTTCGCAACGACACCTCAGCGTTCGATGGCAAGCGCATCGAGCAGCTCGATCGCAAAGGCATGGTGAACAACAAGTTCAACGCCTTCATCATGCAGAAACTCGAAGCAGCCGGCGTGCCGACTCAATTCGACAAACTGCTGGGCGACAACGAATGCCTGGTTAAAAAACTCGACATGATCCCGGTTGAATGCGTCGTGCGTAACTACGCCGCAGGCAGCCTGGTCAAGCGTTTGGGTGTAGAAGAGGGCATGAAGCTCAACCCTTACACCTTCGAACTGTTCCTGAAAGACGACGCCAAGGGCGACCCATTCATCAACGAATCCCACGTTGTGGCGTTCGGTTGGGGTACGGCCGAGCAACTGGTTCGCATGAAAGAACTGTCGCTCAAGGTCAACGACGTATTGAACAAACTGTTCGACGACGCGGGCTTGCTGCTGGTCGACTTCAAACTTGAGTTCGGCGTATTCCACGATGGCAGCATCGTTTTGGGCGACGAATTCAGCCCGGACGGCTGCCGTCTGTGGGACAAAGCCACCGGCAAGAAAATGGACAAAGACCGCTTCCGCCAGGGTCTGGGCGACGTTATCGAAGCCTACGAAGAAGTTGCAAACCGCCTCGGCGTCCCGCTTTAA